The sequence tggtgCCTCATTTCTTCCGTCCTCAGGCCCTCCTCATTATCTCATGACTGCCTTAGCCAGAACTGGTACTCACACTGCTCATAGTTTTTCTTGAGACAAGCTGTACTAATGGTAGGAATCCTGAGTTAAGAGCTGCTGTTTAATCGCTGGGCTGCACTGTGGACCCAGCCTGCATCTTGGCACAAGGTCTCTGCAAAATCATTTTGTGAAGTGCCTCCTCCTGAAAGGGAGGGTTTAGTCCACCACGGCAGCATTGTTTATCCAAATCCTCATACTTAAACCATCAACAGCACAAACAATAGAGTGGGCATACAACAATTTCCTCTGCTTTGTACTACTTAAACCACTGGTATCTCGAAGGAATgctttttaattcacttttcaGTTAATCAAAGTCAACCAAGTTAATCAAACCAAGGGGGgttggttgttgttttattttaggaGCACCACTTGATGCATGTGTCCTCCAATCTTTAAAGACAATCTCTGAATACAGCACTGTATTGTAGAACACAGTGGTGTTAATGTGGGAAAAACTAACTCATCTTTCAGGTCACTGAGAACtaggagaggggaaaaacaaaatcaaaacactcCCCTGAAAACTAGCATTTACTTcccttaaaaaaacatatttcaaacaACAGCATGAACTAGGTAGCACTCCCCAAAGTCAGCAATGCTTCTTCATCCAGCAGGGCAGGTAATGCAGGCTTTATCCTTTCCTCAATTTCTTCCATAGGGATATACATGGTTTGTCAAAACTGAAGCAATCTCCACTCCTAGCTAGAGCCCAGCAGCTGGCTGGCAACACAGTTACAAGAATGCAAATTACACCAATAGTCTTCCTATAGCTTGCCCAGGATTAATATCTGAACTGTTTAAAGCAGTTAACTGGATAGAATAGCAAAACAAATTATGGCTTTGGCTCAGACCTCCTGTTTTCAGACCTACATGCCACTGCTTTCTTCACTCTTGACATCCTGCCCAAAATACTCATTTTGCAAAGAACACAATGAACTAAACTACTCCAGGAATTGCAATTATCCTAGCAAACAGAGCTGTAGCCATGCTGTGAGATTCCAAAGTGACATGACAAGATCCTGACCAAAGCTTCTGTTTATTTGGGCAACAGTAACGCATCAGATGTAATAAGAGACACAAAATGATCCCCAGAGGCATGGATTTAAAAGCACTGGTGACAGATGTTTTAAATATGGGCTCAAGGCATTGGGCACTGGTCATTATACTCTTTCAAATGCCTATgcattttcaaactgaaaaaggTTCACGATACTCACAAGAGcatgatgttaaaaaaaaaaatacatacagaagAAACTAACAGTAATGATCTTTAGGAGAGGGAACATTCTTCATGCGATTCCTCTGATAGACAATACTCACCAAGAGTGGTGAAATCCGAGCCAGACTTAAATAATGCTGAGGCAAGAAGCTGAAACTGCAAAACAGGaggtggaagaagaaagaaaaaaatgctgttaacTGCActggcaaaaaaacaaacaaacaaacagtggCTTTAGAGTTGCTGGATATTCTCTGCATAATCCTTAAAACTACTGTTGCATGCATGTGAGTAATAGCAGACAATGCTCTCATATGAACAACACAGCTTAGCAGCACAcgttaaatgttttcttctagaGATTTGAGTTAGACCAGCATTGTAAGGGTAACTGGTACAGTGCAGCGTGAACTGTTTTAACACATCAAAAGCTTTACATTTTGATAACctttctgaagaacagcttGTATCACAACCTTGTTTGAGGCAAGGtcttttaaagtttaaaaaaagttcCTTGCTTGGAATATCAGAATTAAGAGTAAAAGTGGATTAAGTAACACATTCATCCCTTAGTATCTTAACAACTGACAGTGAATATTAGCTTCCTCTGCAcccagctgctgttttcagttCCTCATGTTGAAGCAAAGCTCAGTGCTTTGCCATGTATCTTCAAAAAACTAGCCAATCCCCTTAAAGGCTTGCAATATTTTGTCTCCTCTCTATTTTCTGTATGGTGATATGGCCCAAAGAAAAAAGGGTAAAATATGTAAAGGGAAGGAGCAAAGAGAACACCAGAAATCAGATATTGATCAgtttaatttcaaaaagaaaaaagaggaataatGTAGAAGATGACAAGTAGCAATCAATGCTGATTTAGCAATAAGTTGTATCACATCAATCTGATTTCTTCTACAGTAGGGCAGCAGGCCATAGGGATAGAACATGGgactctttttttaatcttgactTTCATTGGACTTCAAATGCTTTTATATGATACTTAAGGTAAATTAATGAGAAATCGCTGAGATTAAGCTAGCAGGGAATAACAAATAGGCCAAGTAACTTTACTGGAGGTAGTCATGAGAGGTTTGATATCAAAACAGAACCATGAATCATAGAAGAGGAACAGTGTCTGAAAGCAGAGGACACATTCATTCAGCCCACAGGCCTCGTGCCATGCATATACTGCCAGCATGGAAGCAGTCATGCTTCagactgtttttctgtttcaccCAGGATATAACGATGGTTCAAGATGCAATTCACTAGGGTCAAGTGCAAATCAACAAACGTAGGAATAATCAGTCatacaaaacagaactgcaaaaacACATTTGCGAGCTGTAATAGATCATTGTCGGCCTAttgcaaaaataacaaatacagcagaaaatgaatgaaaaggaGTCAGGTCTTCAAGTAAATCAAGTACTCCCGCTGTTCCAAGGCTTGTAAATTCTCATCCACAATACGGCAACAAACTCCGAACGCCCTATATCAATTAGCAGCATATTGGGAAAGTGCTAGAAAAATCAAGTGGTTTAAAAATCAAGCTCTGTCAATACAGTTTAAAGAGTCAGGGTTGCACAGCCTCCCCAGAAGAATGCCCAAGGATGAAAGAGCAATGAGTGGCAAATGTAAAAGCCTTTTACGAAAAGGTAAACCTACAACTAAgtgcaagaacaaaaaaaaccttcagcAAAATTCAATCTGCCATCAAGAAAAAGGCAGCCTGAAGTAAGGACTGCAGCGTGTCAGAATAAACTTGTAAATTTTTGTGGAGGCTATTACAAGAAGACATTAAGAGAGGCATTTAAGAACAAGTTGGGAAGATACAGAATTGACAAACTGCAGAATAGGGGTGATGAAGTTGGTTAAATTCCCTCGGTGAGGGATCTGATTACACAAAATCAAAAGGGACTGCATTGCTACATGCGTACTTCGCTGCAATCGAAACTTTTAAGACTTGCTTGGCCCTGCACCAGTGACATCCTTAAACAGAAGCCCAGTTTAAATAGCTCCAAAAGTTCCAATAAAACCAGTGGCCAAATCCATTGTGCTTCTGATATAAAGTGCCATGTCCTAGCTATCTTCCTCTTGCAAACAAGTGCCTTACTGGCCTGCTGCCAAGCTGCCTGGTGACACATTAAGCCAGCTCTGGGGACAATGCAGACACCACAAGCTTTGAGGgattccccctcctcccccagcgACCACAGCCACTCAGCCAGAAGCAGAAGTAAACCCCAGCTGGGGCTGGGTCTCAGGTACTCAGTTCCTAGAGATCAAATAACACAATCCAGGTAGTAACTTGCTGAGCTGAGACCAAAAATCAGTTGAAGAGACCCTTCACCAAGTATCCTACTCTTCGCGCACTTTGAGTGATGAATTTCTGCTGCTATGAGTTCCTTTCTAGCCTCTGGGGAAAGGagtatcttttttccttcactgatGCCACTGTTAACCTTGAGAGTTGTGtttacttttgctttaaaaatgataCTTTATGCatcatttcacatttaaaaagcactttATGATAGAAAAGTCAAGCAGGTATGTTACCAACATCAATTACGGACAGCACTGAAGCTTTATGCTGGCACACCACGTTTGCATTAAAGTACCAACTATACAATGTTCTCCCAAAGGacccccatttttttttccttaatgcatAAGATTGCTACTGCTAAGTGAAGACCATGTTTCTTACACACCATTCATAGCATATACCCAATGCAACTTTTTTTCATATACTTCTGAACAcactataaaaaaataatttctgcattcgttttttctgttaattaatATCCTACCAGATagtatttcatattttgcttCATTCTGGGTCCCCAATTTGAAActaccatctttttttttcccccaaaacattttgctttaagCAGCATTTACTGAATTCATTTATAGCTAGAAGAGCAAAGCCTTCAACAGATCGCATATCAGATCTCTCCCAAATGAAAGAGCTAATTAATGACCACCTAGAAAAAGTGATTTGCTTAACGTCACATAACAACTCCGTTACAGAGGCAGGACCAGAATTCAATTATCCAACTATCCAACAGAAGCATCCAACTGCTTTAATTATGCCAccacccatttttttttctgacaatcCCTTCACCATGTTGGCTTCATCTACTCCAAAGTAAGCCTCCATGCAAAGACAACAGTTTACCTCATTACACAATTAAGTTCTCTCTCAGAGATCCAATCCTCCTTCTAAACTAATGCAAGGGTTCCTCAGAGATAGAGATGTAAGACAACTAACATAAGGTTCTACAACCACTTTCAGAGAAAAGCCTAATTAAAGACTgcataattaatattaattccAGTATTTTCCAACTTCTTCGTATTTCCAGTATTACCGTTCTTTAATCAGTTTTACGTATTTCACCTAGGTTTCTACCTAAAGCAAAAATACAATTCTACCGTGCGACAACCCATAGACATTTTATTGTATTTGCCGCACATCTCTATTGTCTGCGCAAAGGGAAGATCAGTAATTCTGTTTGGGATACTCGAGGGGCTGTACCAGATAGATATAATTCCTCCTCCAGAAGTTCTGCATTCTGAGTGCTCAGatcacagcacaaagcagttTCTCAGCTTTGACCGATTCTGTTGGGATGGCGCCTCGTAGTGTAGgcacaaagaagaaacaagaggCCTACGCTGTTTGAGGATGGAGCTGTCACAAGCTGAAGTCTGGGAGAGTCGAACACTTATTTCAAAGACTCCTTGGCTCCAAaacctctgctcctgcagcactcagagccTGAGGCTTTACAAAGAATCACAGCAGGACATGAAGAACAGAAGTGTGCTTTTCTTAGCTCCTTCCTAGAACTATTTTTCCTATTTGGGCTTAAATTTTCCCAGAAATTTCACTCAAATGCAGACCTAAGCAATACTTTTGGGCTCTGCTGGCTTTTATCTggctaaattttttttttttttttaaagaaaatgtctcAAGAATGGAAAGTATAAAGGAACCTTGAACAGAGGCCTCCAGCCCCAGGCTACAAATTAGTCAGGTCTCAAATTAGCCTCCAGGTTCTTGTTAGTTTCTCCCACCACAGTCcaggaaaaacagatttcagctTTTACTTGCACTTGGTACCTATGTTTTGGCAAGCAAGGAAACAAGCTTAAGTTTCTTCTTCATACTAGGCAAATCTGTCTCATTGTCAAAAACGGTCTTGTTCTATTTGGGCAGCGCTGGTCATTTTTTGGTAGCCTCTTCATTTCTTCTACAGACTGCAAgtaaagcagcagcaatgttTTGGGTTTGATCATTCCAGTGTTCAGCTGATCACACACAAGGCTAAGtgtgttttctgatgtttttatgCTTTAGTATCATCTATTTTTTCATGATATACAAGTAAAATACTtggaattcattttaaatttcagtttcGATCACTCTTGTCTTTAAAAGcttaaattaggaaaaaaagcttcaatttaggaaaaaaaaatatcaccaaATGCACATCTATTTGTATATGAAACAGAACATTCATtctggcagattttttttccaatgtcaAGAACTCCCAGTGTCAGTCTTTTATCCAACTTTCATCTCCTAATGAGCCAGGATGCACAGATAGACTTCCATGTGCTCTGGAAATCTACTCTCCTTGCACAGTGTCACAGCCAGTAAACAGAAAAGATTAACTGATCTGAAAATGCTGAACTGAAGAAGTTGAAATGATTTCAAGCAGAAACACAGTTAAAGAGAACTAATCTGCAATTGCAGGCAACAGCAGAAATATATTTGACATACAGCCTGTGGCTATTAAAATAAGCACCTATGAGACACCTACCTCCTAGCAGGCATCTACAGCTTCACAGtgtagtaataaataaaaaaagtaaaattatcaTCTCATGAACATTGCTAAAATTCacaacaaaggaaggaaaatctgATGTATGTTCCTACTGTCAATCATTCACGCTACTTTAAACAAAATTGGTTACTACTGCCAAAGTAAGTTTTGAGAATagcctgtttattttctttggcatttaactcaaaacagctgaagagactTGCCTAACGGAGTTTGAAAAAATCACTTCTATTATAAAACAAGTAAGCTTTACCCTGAAGTGAAATTCTGCTTGTAATATCATACCAGTCTATAAAACTGTAACAGAATCAAGGATAAACTCATTTTAGTCCTTTCCAAAATTAAGAGCAGTCCTATAGAGAAGAAGAAtaacacagaaaagagaaactaatttctttaaaatctgcCATACTTGGAAGCCTTACAGTCTTCACTGGTTGTAGACTGCACAGAACAAACCAATCAGGTACACAGCTCTCAATATTAAGACTATCTCAACTACAAATAAAGACAGAGTACGTAGGTGTCTGTGCtgaaataaacaatgaaattGCTGCTTGCAATTTGATACGGAATCCAAAAAGCCTGCGTCAGTCCTCTGGAAAGCACAAGAGCTATTTGAAGATGTAATGCCAGAGCAAAAAGCCAACTCAATGTGATAACCGGAAGGTAAATTGACGTCAACTGGAAATACACCCAGTTACTACCAGTGCAGTGGTAGCTCTAAGCCTCTGACCCAGCAGATCTGTTCCAGTGTACAAAGCTTTACAAATAAAGTTTTGTGACCAGCAAAATtggcaaaacaaacaaccaaaaaaacctaCCTGGAATttgttaaataattttcagataCCACAGGAATTAAAGCTTTCATTCTGCTGAATGGTATGGGCTGATTTGGCAGACCTACACGGCAGCTATTGAATTCTGCttgcagagaaaggaaagggtTCAacatatattcatttatttggcTTGTTCTACTTGAGCTTATATGCTTAGAAAAGAAGACTGCCAGAAGACCTCATTATGGCTTTCCAGTGTTTAAAGGGAGAttaaaaacaggaaggaaaacaacttttaaCACAGGTagatagtggtaggacaaggaagaatagttttaaactaaaggagggatGATTTAGAtgagatgtcagggggaagatTTTCActgagagtgatgaggtgctggaacagcttgcccagagaggttatggattccccatccctggatgtgtttaaggccaggttggatgggactctgTGCGATTTGGTCCAGTACAGCTcatctagcagttggcaaccgTGCCAGCAGCAAGGGAGCtggaatttgatgatcctttaaggtcccttccaactcaagtcattttatgattctatgatcattaATGAGCAGAATACTAGCATGCTCTGTCaaacttttattatttaaactttTTATTCTAACTATACTCTGCAAGATACAGCTATTACTTTTCCCCAGAACTTCAGGAGTCCATGCATTTAGGCAAATTCTTCATTCTTACAGAGTGGACAAATTCAGTACTACACACTGAAATGAGAATATAAGACAGAGTATTAAAGGATTCCTTATTTTCCATGTACGCAAGCTGATGACAGATACCTGCATGAACTAGAAGGAAAGACACTCACTGATCATATCACAAGCACATTCTCTTCAGGCAATAAAAAGGCACACCCAGCCAACAGATGCAAGATCTTTTTAGGAGAAGCTGGCCAAACACACACATGGCTTTCACAGACATGATGAAGCTTCTAGAACATGGATATGCCACAGACAGAAAGGGAAAGTAAAGAGCACAGGACAATTCCACGTCCTGCAGAGAGAGATGGCAGGTAACTTGAAAAGCAAGCAGTGGAATTGTCATTTCATGTTATTAGGTTATTACAGATTCAAATAAGAAGGTGAAAGCGctatcacatttaaaaaataggCATAACTAGCAAAGTCCCCACGAAATATGGGAAATATCTCCTTTTCTAGCTAAGGAAAATGAGGACTATTTGTTCTTCGTCTTTCCTTTGCTAGAAATAGATTCAAAATATGAGAATACTTGATATGGGACAGTTTCAGCGAGAAATCACCTAACAAAACTTACAGGCATAACACTTATACTTTATTTGGACCAGAAGTTTATGAAGCCTAACCAGAATTTTATAACAATTAAATTTGATCAATTCCAAGATTCCAACAGTAGttcatattttttcactttattaACTCTACATTTTTATGCTGTGCATATGCAAAGTCATTCCACACCAAATATAATTTTCAGTGCCTGTACAAAGATCACTTCTTAGACAAAGTAATGAGTTGAAACCAGATTAAGTGGCTTTATTCAGAGGCTTGGCAGTGAGCAACAAGAGTCCACTCTCCTACTTGAATTTTATGAAAAGAGCTGTCAAATTATTTCCACAGTGAGTAATGCATGAAGAGGGTAAGAACTGAGGACTCCACTTCTTCATCTAACCATCAAGAGTGTTTGAAAGCTTGTACAACTAAGCTGGCTGCTGCAAGTTCCACGTAGACATGAATCAAGAGTGAAGTCAACCAAACTTATCTGATACTTCACACTATTTCTTTAAATCACTTTGTAAAGTGACACATACTGCAGTAGAGAAATCAAAATAGGAAATGGGAGCAAATTTCTAGAACAAATCAAAGAACAAGTCTACTAGATAATAttcaaaatgctgaagaaataggagttttaaAGTTAGCAAGCAATGTATATCTGCAATCTGCTTCCAGCAATTCATATGATGTAGAAGGAAAGCTCTTTCTACCCCCAACCTATTTGATATTGACAAGCCAAAATGTAAAGTGAATAGGTGTTTTTATTCCCCCTCATGCAACCAACCACAGATTTATGACATTTCAGAGAGTTTACATTTCAATTAAAGTTCCCAAAATACACACGAGTATGCTGGAAATAGAACAAAGGCTTAGTCTTCACTATTATAAACAGAAATCCTATTTTATCTGGACACATAGTTGTAAAATGCCTGTTTCTAAAGTAACATGATCTTTCGTGTGGAGAAAATACAATACAGTGAAGTATCACGTTCCAATTGAGCTTTTCAAACTGAATAtaaacaaaatttaagaaacTTAATATCTGTGCTAGAATGTGAAAGCACAGTTCATATTTCTTTATAACTAAGACAAGGATGGTTCATTACCTCTTTTGTCTCCTCAGGGTCTGAGTGATCCACAGTTACGTACAAATCATTCTGTAGGTACTTCAGTGCACTAAGAGGATCAGTCTGAGCTTTTTCTTCAAACCTGcgaagaagaaatagaaaacttaAGTGCTACTACATTCTTCAGAACTAAATACAGGTATTCCTACATAGAGCAAAGCCTACAAAACTTTTAGACAAATACTTCCAAACAATGCAGTATTAATGGCAGTTCAGCATCACATTTACTAGGGTATGTGCTGTTAAGGCAGACTGAAACAGAAGTTGGTTTTTTTGGAGGGTGTAAGGAATATTTAGATTCCTGACCAAGCAGAAGCCTGactaaaatgaaaga is a genomic window of Meleagris gallopavo isolate NT-WF06-2002-E0010 breed Aviagen turkey brand Nicholas breeding stock chromosome 1, Turkey_5.1, whole genome shotgun sequence containing:
- the LOC104911649 gene encoding muskelin-like, with product MPKFYIYMFFLKHLSFLFLLRRFEEKAQTDPLSALKYLQNDLYVTVDHSDPEETKEFQLLASALFKSGSDFTTLGFSDVDHTYAQRTQLFDTLVNFFPDNMTPPKGNLVDLITL